The DNA sequence GATGAAAAATTATCTATTTTAGCGAAGCAAAAATTTGGGTATTAGCAGACGGCAATAAAAATGTATTAGGCGTTATTCCATACAGACAAGACAGAAGATTTATATGTATAGAAAAGACAAAATATACCCTGAACCTTTTTAACTAAATGTAAAAATGAAAAGTAAATTTAAAGCATGGCTGTTACTGGCTTTGGTATTCTTATTTACGGGACTTAATGCACAGATTAAAAATCCTGTAAAATTTAAATTCACAGTTAATGACCTGGGAAACAATCAATACGAAGCAGTTCTTAATGCAACGATGGAAAGTGGGTGGCATATTTACTCGAGAGACATTCCTGAAGATACCGGAATTCCTACAGAATATAAAGTCTCCGGAAAAAACATTGAATTAATTGGAAAATTCCAGGAGGTTGGAAAAAAACATGAGGAATTTTCAGAAGCTTTCGGGGGAACCATTGTTTTTTATTCGAATTCTGCGGGTTTTAAACAAAAATTTAAACTTAAAGATCCTACAAAACCAGCTGATGTAACTTCTGAAATTACTTACCAAACCTGTGATGACCGGGTTTGTCTGGCTCCAAATACTCTGGAGTTCAATCAAAAAGTAACTCCAAAAGGTGCAACAGAAGAGGCTACTCCTGAAACAGCTCCAGAAGTTGCTAAGGATTCTTTAAAAACAGCGGTAACAGCAGTTGAAAATCCTGCAAAAAATGAAGCCGTTGCAACACAAGTATCTCACTTGGATCCTAAACAATTAAAAATAGAGACGATTGATTTCAAAAAACCTTTAACGGATTGTGGCACTAAAACTTCACAAACTGATGAAAATTATTGGACTTATTTATTTTTAGGATTTATCGGAGGGCTTATCGCTTTATTAACTCCATGCGTTTTCCCAATGATTCCTTTAACCGTTTCATTCTTTACAAAAGGAAATAAAAATAAAGCAAAGGGTAAAAGAGATGCCCTTATTTATGGTTTCTTCATTTTATTAATATTTGTTTTATTAAGTGTTCCGTTTCATTTAATTAATGGAATTGCCGGGAATATTTTCAATGAAATATCGACCAGTGTTTGGCTGAATATAGCTTTCTTTATTATATTCATTTTCTTCGCAGGAAGTTTCTTTGGATATTATGATATCACATTACCAAGTTCTATTGCAAACAAATCTTCTAAAGCAGAAGAAGCAGGTGGTATTATCGGTATTTTCTTTATGGCTTTAACCCTTGTAATAGTTTCATTCTCTTGCACAGGACCTATCCTGGGAAGCTTGCTGGGAAGTGCAGTTACGGGTTCCACCAATGTTCCAATGCTATTAACTTTTGCTTTGGCTGGTTTTGGATTAGCATGGGCAATTATTTTTGGATTATTGGCATTGTTTCCACAAGCATTACAAAGTCTTCCAAAATCAGGAGGCTGGATGAATACTGTAAAAGTGGTTTTAGGTTTTGTGGAATTAGCTTTGGCTTTAAAATTCTTGTCAAAAGCAGATCTGGTTTCTAAGACCTTCTTTTTGAAAAGAGAATTATTTATTGTTATCTGGGTTATCATAACTATTGGTCTTGCTTTGTACCTATTTGGAGTTATCAGATTCCCTCATGATGATAAAAAGCCAAAAATATCTATTACAAGAAAAATATTAGGTGTATTAGGTATTGGCTTTGTGATCTACTTAATTCAGGGATTAATTCCATCAGAACGTCCAAAACTTCAATTATTGAGCGGAATATTACCCCCATTGAACGTGAGCTATTTCCATGATGAAAAAGACGGAATTCTGGGGATGCATCCTGAGCATGATTTCTTTAGCGCCGTAGAATTAGCTAAAAAAGAGAATAAACCGATCCTTATTGACTTTACCGGTTATGGTTGTGAAAACTGTAGAAAGATGGAGGAATTCGTTTGGAGTGAACCGGACATCCTGCCTATACTCCAAAATGATGTTGTTCTTGCATCTCTTTATGTAGATGATAAAGAAGAACTTCCTGAAGATCAGAAAACTAAAATTGACCTTGGAGAAGGACAAATTAAAAAAGTAAAAACAATTGGTGACCGATGG is a window from the Chryseobacterium sp. T16E-39 genome containing:
- a CDS encoding protein-disulfide reductase DsbD family protein, yielding MKSKFKAWLLLALVFLFTGLNAQIKNPVKFKFTVNDLGNNQYEAVLNATMESGWHIYSRDIPEDTGIPTEYKVSGKNIELIGKFQEVGKKHEEFSEAFGGTIVFYSNSAGFKQKFKLKDPTKPADVTSEITYQTCDDRVCLAPNTLEFNQKVTPKGATEEATPETAPEVAKDSLKTAVTAVENPAKNEAVATQVSHLDPKQLKIETIDFKKPLTDCGTKTSQTDENYWTYLFLGFIGGLIALLTPCVFPMIPLTVSFFTKGNKNKAKGKRDALIYGFFILLIFVLLSVPFHLINGIAGNIFNEISTSVWLNIAFFIIFIFFAGSFFGYYDITLPSSIANKSSKAEEAGGIIGIFFMALTLVIVSFSCTGPILGSLLGSAVTGSTNVPMLLTFALAGFGLAWAIIFGLLALFPQALQSLPKSGGWMNTVKVVLGFVELALALKFLSKADLVSKTFFLKRELFIVIWVIITIGLALYLFGVIRFPHDDKKPKISITRKILGVLGIGFVIYLIQGLIPSERPKLQLLSGILPPLNVSYFHDEKDGILGMHPEHDFFSAVELAKKENKPILIDFTGYGCENCRKMEEFVWSEPDILPILQNDVVLASLYVDDKEELPEDQKTKIDLGEGQIKKVKTIGDRWSLFQQVNFNNNSQPHYVLVTPDGKVINTPVSGYMPKEDFKKFLECGVNYYKQNK